The Sulfurihydrogenibium sp. YO3AOP1 genome has a window encoding:
- a CDS encoding IS110 family transposase, translated as MNSYKIVIGVDVSKNSFTATVLYDNKKETFEVKSDPVEFEMKVKPFLKKFKKSDMLIIMEHTGVYHLKLANYLYENDYNVAVINPFSIKKFMEAKMTRVKTDKADSFFIAEYGRTFFDGELYKPKSDVEKEIEVKLKILEDLQQQLTMLRNKRESLTYVPMKKLKENLEYYDELIRKIEKNIKELEKEIKELSKKNYQEEYKLLKSIPGISDRTIGMIISVYGNFERFKSVKDISSFIGINPSPYESAACVKKSVRIKKMGNPYARKILYMAALSAIRFNKYCRELYERLVSKGKAKKLALVAVAHKLLRQAYGVLKSRRPFDENFCT; from the coding sequence ATGAACAGCTACAAAATTGTTATAGGAGTTGATGTATCTAAAAACTCATTCACTGCTACAGTTTTGTATGATAACAAGAAAGAAACTTTTGAAGTTAAATCTGACCCGGTTGAGTTTGAAATGAAAGTAAAGCCATTTTTGAAGAAGTTTAAAAAGTCAGATATGCTTATCATAATGGAGCATACGGGAGTTTACCATTTAAAGCTTGCTAATTATCTGTATGAAAATGACTATAATGTAGCAGTAATAAATCCATTTTCGATAAAGAAATTTATGGAAGCTAAAATGACAAGAGTCAAAACAGATAAAGCTGATTCATTCTTTATTGCAGAATATGGAAGAACGTTTTTCGATGGAGAGCTTTATAAACCAAAATCAGATGTAGAAAAAGAAATAGAAGTAAAACTAAAGATATTGGAAGACTTACAACAGCAGCTTACAATGCTAAGAAACAAAAGAGAATCGTTAACCTATGTACCAATGAAAAAATTGAAAGAGAATTTAGAATATTACGATGAGCTAATTAGAAAAATAGAAAAAAACATAAAAGAACTTGAGAAAGAGATAAAAGAATTGTCTAAGAAGAATTATCAAGAGGAATACAAACTTTTAAAAAGTATACCTGGTATAAGTGATAGGACTATAGGAATGATAATATCAGTATATGGAAATTTTGAAAGATTTAAGAGTGTAAAAGATATATCGAGTTTTATAGGAATTAATCCAAGCCCATATGAAAGTGCAGCATGTGTAAAGAAAAGTGTCCGGATAAAAAAGATGGGAAATCCATATGCAAGGAAAATATTATACATGGCAGCATTATCAGCAATAAGGTTTAACAAATACTGCAGAGAATTATACGAGAGGTTAGTAAGTAAAGGTAAGGCTAAAAAGTTAGCATTAGTAGCTGTAGCACATAAGTTATTAAGGCAAGCATATGGTGTATTAAAAAGCAGAAGACCATTTGATGAAAATTTTTGTACTTGA
- a CDS encoding glycosyltransferase family 2 protein, with product MSKDKIYVSIVVPIYNEEENLPILYEKIKTVMEELKKQWNDKDYEIILVNDGSSDKSWEIIKNLAEKDYHVVGVNFRRNFGQTAAMAAGFDIARGEIIITMDGDLQNDPEDIPRLLEKINEGYDVVSGWRKDRKDAFLSRTLPSKIANWLISKVTKVYLHDYGCSLKAYKSEVAKSLDSYGEMHRFLPALARLVGAKITEIPVKHHPRIYGKSKYGISRTFKVILDLIWVKFLLDYRNKPLRIFGGFGMLFSVLGILILLYLSCVKICLGLPIGHRPLLIFGVLFFLTGIQLISTGLIAELIIRTYYESQGKKPYVIKEVIQHQ from the coding sequence ATGAGTAAAGATAAAATTTATGTTTCGATAGTAGTTCCAATTTATAACGAAGAAGAAAATTTGCCAATCTTATATGAAAAAATAAAAACAGTAATGGAAGAGTTAAAAAAGCAGTGGAATGATAAAGATTATGAAATCATTCTTGTAAATGATGGCAGTAGTGATAAATCTTGGGAGATTATCAAAAATTTAGCTGAAAAAGATTATCATGTGGTTGGAGTTAATTTTAGGAGAAATTTTGGTCAGACTGCTGCTATGGCTGCAGGTTTTGACATAGCAAGGGGTGAAATAATTATAACAATGGATGGAGACCTGCAGAACGACCCAGAAGATATTCCAAGATTATTAGAAAAAATCAATGAAGGTTATGATGTAGTCAGTGGTTGGAGAAAAGACAGAAAAGATGCATTTTTAAGCAGAACTTTACCATCTAAAATAGCTAACTGGTTAATATCTAAAGTAACAAAAGTTTATTTGCATGATTATGGATGCTCACTAAAAGCTTATAAAAGTGAGGTTGCAAAAAGTTTAGACTCTTACGGAGAAATGCATAGATTTTTGCCAGCTTTGGCAAGATTGGTAGGAGCAAAGATTACTGAGATACCTGTTAAACACCATCCAAGAATATACGGAAAATCAAAATATGGAATATCCAGAACTTTTAAAGTAATTTTAGACTTAATATGGGTAAAGTTTTTACTTGATTACAGAAACAAACCACTTAGAATTTTTGGTGGTTTTGGAATGCTATTTTCCGTCTTAGGCATTTTAATTCTTTTATATCTATCATGTGTAAAAATATGCCTTGGACTACCAATTGGTCATAGGCCACTCCTAATATTTGGTGTTCTTTTCTTCTTAACAGGTATTCAACTTATTTCAACAGGTTTAATAGCTGAATTGATAATAAGAACTTACTACGAGTCTCAGGGTAAAAAACCTTATGTAATAAAAGAAGTAATTCAACATCAATAA
- a CDS encoding cation:proton antiporter regulatory subunit has translation MQFKEVDLPGIGKKFSIITTGKEKVSVIIHLSGKREIYFFEKGDFDEPVCSFVLNEEEANQLGSVLMGTFFKPEAKEEKEMFLKNLIIEWISLEKGSLLINKSIKESEIRKKTGASIVAIIRGDLTITNPSPDEILKEGDTIVLVGNKQQIEKFYEVFYPACELR, from the coding sequence ATGCAATTTAAAGAAGTTGACTTACCAGGTATAGGAAAAAAGTTTTCAATTATTACAACAGGAAAGGAAAAGGTATCTGTAATCATTCATTTGTCTGGGAAGAGAGAAATTTACTTTTTTGAAAAAGGCGATTTCGATGAACCTGTATGTTCTTTTGTGCTTAACGAGGAAGAAGCAAATCAGCTTGGTTCTGTATTAATGGGAACATTCTTTAAACCTGAAGCAAAAGAAGAAAAGGAAATGTTCTTAAAAAATCTTATAATTGAATGGATTTCTTTGGAAAAAGGCTCTCTTCTTATAAACAAAAGCATAAAAGAATCTGAAATAAGAAAAAAAACTGGAGCATCAATCGTTGCTATTATACGTGGAGATTTAACAATAACCAATCCATCACCAGATGAAATCCTAAAAGAAGGAGATACTATTGTATTAGTTGGGAATAAACAACAAATAGAAAAATTCTATGAAGTCTTTTACCCTGCTTGTGAGCTAAGATAA
- a CDS encoding lysylphosphatidylglycerol synthase transmembrane domain-containing protein yields the protein MDTKKLFHLIFSLIITIAFIVLFEKYIGFENFLNIFKQISVYQFFIAFFFYFLSYLVRTYRWSFTLDLKEFSKLFKLTVYNTFFNIILPFRTGEVSFFYLLKKEGVHIVDSTMSFLITRIFDGLGLMAVFAFSYLTFKGFLSLALISFLVIPFSFYVFVFILKFIKHEKIKSYNKDKLRFSNLAYIYLLSVLTFILKFTAFYFIIPTQIDISFFQTILASAAADLTTILPIHGIAGIGTYESGYAGSLIFLFNIDKNTAFLLSFLVHTFILFSSSLLFVLTIVYFKFLKSKN from the coding sequence ATGGACACAAAAAAGCTTTTTCATTTAATATTTTCATTAATCATTACAATAGCTTTTATAGTTCTATTTGAAAAATATATTGGTTTTGAGAACTTCTTAAACATTTTTAAACAGATATCGGTTTATCAGTTTTTTATCGCTTTCTTTTTTTACTTTTTAAGCTATTTAGTAAGAACTTACAGATGGAGTTTTACATTAGACCTAAAAGAATTTAGCAAGCTTTTTAAACTTACGGTTTACAATACATTTTTTAATATTATCCTACCTTTTAGAACAGGCGAAGTTTCTTTTTTTTATCTTCTTAAAAAAGAAGGAGTCCATATAGTAGATTCAACAATGAGCTTTCTCATTACTCGTATATTCGATGGTCTTGGCTTGATGGCGGTTTTTGCATTTAGTTATTTAACTTTTAAAGGATTTCTATCCTTAGCTTTAATATCATTTTTGGTAATTCCTTTTAGCTTTTATGTTTTTGTTTTTATTTTAAAATTTATAAAACATGAGAAAATCAAAAGCTACAATAAAGACAAACTTAGATTTTCTAACCTTGCATATATTTATCTGTTATCTGTTTTAACTTTTATCTTGAAGTTTACAGCGTTTTATTTTATTATACCAACTCAAATAGATATATCATTTTTCCAAACAATTTTAGCATCAGCAGCTGCAGATTTGACAACCATCCTACCCATTCATGGAATAGCAGGCATCGGTACCTATGAAAGCGGATATGCAGGAAGTTTGATATTTTTGTTTAACATAGATAAAAACACAGCGTTTTTACTGTCTTTTTTGGTACATACTTTTATACTTTTTTCAAGTAGTTTACTCTTTGTTTTGACTATAGTGTATTTTAAATTTCTTAAAAGCAAGAATTAA
- a CDS encoding cation:proton antiporter yields the protein MDLHYLFLSLAIILFVGRVFGDIFNKFGLPGVLGEILAGVILGSSVLGIISPNEIIKVLAEIGIILLLFKVGLEADFHQLRRVGIYAFIVAFVGAFTPMLLGTLISYYILNLSMATSLFIGGTLTATSIGITVKVLDDLGKLNERFAQIVLGAAVLDDIFGVIVLAVLYEYAKKGSIDINGAVVLIIYIATFFILAPIVAKILAKLINIFYEKLESDEFIPVAIMSMVFFFAFLSHEVGSPEILGAFTVGLALSRRFIIPFALFLKAEEKEKMIIKIEHSTLPIVSILTPIFFVSIGLSLNLKVIDFTSIDFWKISTLLLIVAFVGKLISGFLIKGSLNEKILIGFSMLPRGEVGLIFAEIGKQSKLFDDMLYASIIFVVAITTLIAPISLKILGNKRKQKELF from the coding sequence ATGGATTTACACTACCTTTTTTTAAGCTTAGCTATAATTCTCTTTGTTGGAAGAGTTTTTGGAGATATCTTCAATAAATTTGGTCTTCCTGGAGTTTTAGGAGAGATTTTAGCAGGTGTCATACTTGGTTCAAGCGTTCTTGGAATTATCTCTCCAAATGAGATCATAAAAGTTTTAGCAGAAATAGGAATTATATTACTTTTATTTAAAGTTGGTCTTGAAGCAGATTTTCATCAGCTAAGAAGAGTAGGAATTTATGCTTTTATCGTTGCTTTTGTTGGAGCTTTCACTCCAATGCTTCTTGGCACGCTGATTAGCTACTATATTTTAAATCTTTCCATGGCAACATCTCTTTTTATCGGCGGTACTCTTACGGCTACAAGTATAGGTATTACGGTTAAAGTTTTGGACGACTTAGGAAAATTAAATGAAAGATTTGCTCAAATAGTTCTTGGTGCTGCTGTTCTTGATGATATTTTTGGTGTAATAGTTTTAGCGGTTTTATATGAATATGCCAAAAAAGGAAGTATAGACATAAACGGAGCTGTAGTTTTAATAATTTATATAGCCACATTCTTCATATTAGCTCCAATTGTTGCTAAAATTCTTGCAAAGCTAATAAATATTTTTTATGAAAAACTTGAAAGTGATGAGTTTATTCCTGTTGCTATTATGTCAATGGTTTTTTTCTTTGCTTTTTTATCCCATGAAGTTGGCTCTCCGGAAATCCTTGGAGCCTTTACGGTTGGACTTGCCCTTTCAAGACGGTTTATAATTCCATTTGCACTTTTTTTAAAAGCTGAAGAGAAAGAAAAAATGATTATAAAAATAGAACATTCCACACTGCCAATTGTTTCAATCTTAACACCAATATTTTTTGTATCCATAGGACTAAGTTTAAACTTGAAAGTTATAGATTTTACTTCAATAGATTTTTGGAAAATCTCTACTCTGTTATTGATTGTGGCATTTGTTGGTAAGCTGATTTCAGGATTTTTAATTAAAGGCAGTTTAAATGAGAAAATATTAATAGGATTTTCAATGCTTCCAAGAGGTGAAGTTGGATTAATCTTTGCAGAAATAGGCAAGCAATCTAAACTTTTTGATGATATGCTCTATGCAAGTATAATATTTGTAGTCGCAATTACTACATTGATAGCTCCAATCAGTTTAAAGATTCTTGGAAATAAAAGAAAGCAAAAAGAGTTGTTTTAA
- a CDS encoding tetratricopeptide repeat protein, with translation MKKNFFALTLAILISSCANPQSYESDLRVGDGKYLYEMGISYLNSGNNAMAIKYLEEALKSYDKPEVYNALALAYQFAGEFTKAEAIFRLGIDKYPDYPELLTNYGILLASQKKFNEAIKYFEKAINNPTYSGKEKAYYNLGMVYLQLGKEDLFLSNLEKALMFNSNFVNAYITLGDYYLDKYNAAHNKEMLKKTREYYSKALNYVANDPSIYFRLGKVYHELGDDELAKYYLEKALRSAENNTGLKEEIRKYLLEILDKPKSKINLNEENKKHSNTIEDKNNDGNSILSILNKGEK, from the coding sequence ATGAAAAAGAATTTTTTTGCTTTAACTTTAGCTATTTTAATAAGTTCTTGTGCTAATCCTCAATCATATGAATCTGATTTAAGAGTCGGGGATGGAAAATACTTATACGAAATGGGTATATCTTACTTAAACAGCGGAAATAATGCAATGGCAATTAAATATTTAGAAGAAGCCTTAAAATCTTATGACAAACCAGAGGTCTACAATGCCCTTGCCCTTGCTTATCAATTTGCTGGGGAGTTTACTAAGGCTGAAGCCATTTTCAGACTTGGAATAGATAAATATCCTGATTATCCAGAATTATTAACAAATTATGGAATTCTACTGGCCAGTCAAAAAAAGTTCAATGAAGCAATAAAATACTTTGAAAAAGCTATAAATAATCCTACATATTCAGGAAAAGAAAAGGCTTATTATAACCTTGGTATGGTTTACCTTCAATTAGGCAAAGAAGATTTATTTTTATCTAACTTAGAAAAGGCTTTGATGTTTAACAGCAATTTTGTAAATGCGTATATTACCTTAGGAGATTATTATTTAGATAAATACAATGCGGCCCATAACAAGGAAATGTTAAAAAAAACCAGAGAATATTACTCAAAAGCATTAAATTATGTTGCAAATGACCCATCAATCTATTTTAGGCTTGGAAAAGTTTATCATGAACTTGGAGATGATGAGCTTGCCAAATATTACCTTGAAAAAGCCCTAAGGTCTGCTGAAAATAATACAGGATTAAAAGAAGAAATTAGAAAGTATTTATTAGAAATTTTAGATAAACCAAAATCGAAAATTAATTTAAATGAAGAAAATAAAAAACATTCAAATACTATTGAGGATAAAAATAATGATGGAAATTCTATACTAAGTATATTAAATAAGGGTGAAAAATGA
- a CDS encoding NAD+ synthase: MKKIRLALAQINPVVGDFEYNYNKILEFIEKAKKLEADIVAFPELVLTGYPPEDLILKPSFIEKNLQHLEKLKENIDNIIAVVGFIDKQEDVFNAAAVIYNKEIVGVYHKQFLPNYGVFDENRYFQKGDGLLLLSIDNYKVGISICEDIWYPENPVNDYAILGAEVVININASPYSQGKVKKREEMLKVRSRDNLISIAYVNMVGGQDELVFDGNSLILDAQGEILAKAESFEEELLLADIDLDEIFRLQLKDNRLKNLRYLKKPINVKEVRLDYKIKNKNNQISQKIALDKKEIEDNYKALVVGLRDYINKNGFKKVVIGLSGGIDSSLTACIAVDALGKENVKGVLMPSHYTSKESIEDAIELAKNLDIETFTIPIKNIFDKYLEEFQEIFKGLKPDTTEENLQARIRGNILMALSNKFGWIVIATGNKSEMSVGYSTLYGDMVGGFAVLKDVLKTKVYELSYYRNSISKVIPDRVLTKPPSAELRPNQTDEAELLPYPILDQIIQFYVEQDLTVEEIVKLGFEEKDVKKIINLIDKNEYKRRQAPIGIKITERAFGKDRRMPITNRFKEF, translated from the coding sequence ATGAAAAAAATTAGATTAGCCTTAGCACAGATAAATCCAGTAGTTGGAGATTTTGAGTATAACTATAATAAAATCCTTGAATTTATTGAAAAAGCAAAGAAATTAGAAGCAGATATAGTAGCTTTCCCTGAACTTGTACTTACAGGGTATCCACCAGAAGACCTTATTTTAAAGCCAAGTTTTATTGAAAAAAATCTCCAACACTTAGAAAAATTAAAAGAAAATATTGATAACATCATTGCAGTTGTTGGATTTATAGATAAACAAGAAGATGTTTTTAATGCTGCCGCTGTGATTTACAATAAAGAAATAGTCGGAGTGTATCACAAGCAGTTTCTACCAAACTACGGCGTGTTTGATGAAAACAGGTACTTTCAAAAAGGAGATGGGCTATTACTTTTATCAATAGATAATTATAAAGTCGGAATATCAATCTGTGAGGATATATGGTATCCAGAAAATCCAGTCAATGATTATGCTATTCTTGGTGCTGAAGTAGTGATTAATATAAACGCATCACCTTACTCACAAGGAAAAGTCAAAAAAAGAGAAGAGATGTTAAAGGTTAGGTCAAGAGATAATCTAATTTCTATAGCATATGTCAATATGGTAGGTGGTCAAGATGAACTTGTTTTTGATGGAAACAGCTTAATTTTAGATGCACAAGGTGAGATATTAGCAAAAGCAGAATCATTTGAAGAAGAGTTATTATTGGCAGATATAGACCTTGACGAGATTTTTAGACTTCAGCTAAAAGATAACAGACTTAAGAATTTAAGATACTTAAAAAAACCTATAAATGTAAAAGAAGTTAGATTAGACTACAAAATCAAAAATAAAAATAATCAAATATCTCAAAAAATAGCACTTGATAAAAAAGAGATAGAAGATAATTATAAAGCTTTGGTTGTTGGGCTTAGAGATTATATAAACAAAAATGGATTTAAGAAAGTTGTCATTGGATTAAGCGGGGGAATAGATAGTTCACTTACAGCTTGCATAGCAGTTGATGCACTTGGAAAGGAGAATGTTAAAGGTGTTTTAATGCCTTCACATTATACTTCAAAAGAATCTATAGAAGATGCCATAGAGCTTGCTAAAAATCTTGATATTGAAACATTTACCATTCCAATAAAAAATATTTTTGATAAATACTTAGAAGAATTTCAAGAAATATTTAAAGGCTTAAAACCAGACACAACAGAAGAAAACCTTCAAGCAAGAATCAGAGGAAACATCTTGATGGCGTTATCAAATAAATTTGGTTGGATAGTTATCGCCACAGGAAATAAAAGCGAGATGAGCGTAGGATATTCGACATTGTACGGCGATATGGTAGGTGGATTTGCAGTTTTAAAAGATGTACTAAAAACAAAAGTCTATGAGCTAAGCTATTACAGAAACTCTATATCAAAAGTAATACCGGATAGAGTTTTAACAAAACCACCATCAGCAGAACTTAGACCAAATCAGACAGACGAAGCAGAACTTCTTCCATATCCTATTTTAGACCAAATTATACAGTTTTACGTAGAGCAGGACTTAACAGTTGAAGAGATTGTAAAACTTGGCTTTGAAGAGAAAGATGTGAAGAAGATAATAAACCTTATAGATAAAAACGAATACAAAAGAAGACAGGCACCGATAGGAATAAAGATTACAGAAAGAGCATTCGGAAAAGATAGAAGAATGCCAATAACAAATAGATTTAAAGAATTTTAA
- a CDS encoding zinc ABC transporter substrate-binding protein yields the protein MRVLSFLLILLTFGFAEAEIKVVATYPYIASITKEIVKEKAQVDYLASGNLDPHFIVPKPSLTVKLRNADLLIINGAGLEVGWLPPLLNQANNRKINPGSNGFLDLSQYINLIEKLENVSRVMGDVHPEGNPHFHLDPYNVLIISQTITEKLCKLDSSNCDYYKNNLSDFKKRWNEKLAVWNSKMANLKGVKVYQYHKLFDYFLKRYGIISVDTIEPLPGIPPTAKHLEELISKAKSENVKMILQDVYHPIKPAKYLSEKTGLKIVVLPHDVGTVEEAKDIFSLFDTIVERMNK from the coding sequence ATGAGAGTTCTATCGTTTTTATTAATTTTATTAACATTTGGATTTGCAGAAGCAGAAATTAAAGTAGTAGCAACATATCCATACATAGCAAGCATCACAAAGGAGATTGTAAAAGAGAAAGCACAGGTAGACTATTTAGCTTCTGGAAACTTAGACCCTCACTTTATCGTTCCAAAGCCATCTTTAACTGTAAAGCTTAGAAACGCGGATTTATTAATCATCAATGGAGCTGGTCTTGAAGTTGGCTGGCTTCCACCGCTTTTAAACCAAGCAAACAACAGAAAAATTAACCCTGGTTCAAATGGATTTTTAGACTTATCTCAGTATATTAATCTGATAGAAAAACTGGAGAACGTATCAAGAGTAATGGGAGACGTACATCCGGAGGGAAACCCCCACTTTCACTTAGACCCATACAATGTGTTGATTATCTCGCAAACTATTACAGAAAAACTATGCAAACTTGACAGTTCAAACTGTGATTATTACAAAAATAATCTATCTGACTTTAAGAAAAGATGGAATGAAAAATTAGCCGTTTGGAATTCAAAAATGGCAAACTTGAAAGGAGTAAAAGTTTATCAGTATCATAAGCTGTTTGATTATTTCTTAAAAAGATATGGCATTATCTCTGTAGACACGATAGAGCCATTACCCGGAATACCCCCAACAGCAAAGCATTTAGAAGAGCTAATCTCAAAAGCAAAATCTGAAAATGTGAAGATGATTTTACAAGATGTTTACCATCCTATCAAACCTGCAAAATACTTATCAGAAAAGACAGGTTTAAAAATTGTAGTCCTTCCTCATGACGTTGGAACAGTGGAAGAGGCAAAGGATATATTCTCTTTATTTGATACAATCGTTGAAAGGATGAATAAATGA
- a CDS encoding cation:proton antiporter: MEYTSVNFLLSLGLITLVLFIVGLMGKFLKFPTIILFIFIGIIFGKYVHEDKTLEHLSEIGVVLLFFYLGLEFNIARAIDVAKRIWVVGFIDLFFNFFVPVIVLNILGFEFLVSILGGAIAYASSSAITSKIIVDEKRIANPETEMILGLMVFEDIIAPIMLAVLAGFLSGQNIEGVLIGIIALKILAVFSFVFLISMTFKNQLALLIDKILNEDLFILFAFGGLITFAGLTYSLGLSEALGAFLVGMLISETGKSEEVEKSMLSIRDLAVAIFFFLFGANIILDEKLLNIKTILALIILIVISTVGKFLTGYLGGKIYGLSKRASITAGFSIINRGEFSIVISKLSPAAYLSFFGVYIFFMAFIGILFAQYAPKLSKLIVKPKQNKSKVL, translated from the coding sequence ATGGAGTACACATCGGTAAATTTTTTATTAAGTCTTGGATTAATTACGTTAGTTTTATTTATTGTTGGCTTAATGGGAAAATTCTTAAAATTTCCAACAATTATACTTTTTATATTTATTGGAATTATTTTCGGAAAATATGTTCATGAAGATAAAACCTTAGAACATTTAAGTGAAATAGGAGTTGTATTGTTATTTTTCTATTTAGGACTTGAATTTAATATTGCGAGAGCAATCGATGTTGCAAAGAGAATATGGGTTGTTGGCTTTATAGATTTATTTTTTAATTTTTTCGTTCCGGTAATTGTTTTAAATATATTAGGATTTGAGTTTTTGGTCTCTATATTAGGGGGTGCAATAGCATACGCATCTTCATCAGCCATAACCTCTAAGATAATTGTAGATGAAAAAAGAATTGCAAACCCAGAAACAGAAATGATTCTTGGTTTGATGGTCTTTGAAGATATTATTGCTCCGATAATGTTGGCTGTTTTGGCAGGATTTTTATCCGGACAAAACATAGAAGGTGTGTTAATAGGAATAATAGCTTTAAAAATACTGGCAGTATTTTCCTTTGTATTTCTAATCTCAATGACCTTTAAAAATCAGCTTGCTTTATTGATTGACAAGATTTTAAACGAGGATTTATTTATATTGTTTGCTTTTGGAGGTCTTATAACTTTTGCAGGCCTGACTTACTCACTTGGTTTATCTGAAGCATTAGGAGCTTTTTTAGTAGGTATGTTAATTTCTGAAACCGGAAAATCAGAAGAAGTTGAAAAAAGTATGTTATCTATTAGAGACCTTGCTGTTGCTATATTTTTCTTTCTATTTGGTGCAAATATTATTTTAGATGAAAAATTATTAAATATTAAAACCATTTTGGCTTTGATAATTTTAATCGTTATTTCTACAGTTGGTAAATTTTTAACCGGATATTTAGGGGGTAAAATATACGGACTTTCTAAAAGAGCTTCTATTACAGCTGGCTTTTCAATAATTAATAGAGGAGAATTTTCAATAGTTATATCAAAACTCTCTCCAGCAGCATATCTATCATTTTTTGGTGTATATATATTTTTCATGGCTTTTATAGGTATACTTTTTGCCCAATATGCACCGAAACTGTCTAAGCTAATCGTAAAACCAAAGCAAAATAAATCGAAAGTGCTTTAA